A genomic stretch from Schistosoma haematobium chromosome 4, whole genome shotgun sequence includes:
- a CDS encoding hypothetical protein (EggNog:ENOG410IPPN): protein MNSREYKKDCIIFDDSYEGYSAKNFTLPEIYEKHISTILIPGGMVRSRLERMSIDILDDYEKSGVQSVYVICILKGGFKFASEIWKTLQKYSFTRENYIRVSIDFVAASTYVDDSVGHDTKITPCTNMEKFRDKVG from the exons ATGAATTCCCGTGAATACAAGAAGGATTGCATAATT TTTGATGATAGTTATGAAGGATATTCAGCGAAGAATTTCACTTTACCAGAAATCTATGAAAAACATATTTCAACCATTTTAATTCCGGGTGGAATGGTTCGAAGTCGTTTGGAAAGAATGTCTATTGATATATTGGATGATTATGAGAAATCTGGTGTACAATCTGTCTACGTGATTTGTATATTGAAAGGAGGTTTCAAATTTGCTTCTGAAATATGGAAAACGTTACAAAAGTATTCATTTACGCGTGAAAATTACATAAGGGTTAGTATTGACTTCGTCGCTGCAAGTACATACGTT GATGATTCAGTAGGTCATGATACCAAAATCACTCCGTGTACAAATATGGAGAAGTTCAGAGATAAGGTAGGTTGA